A stretch of Spirochaeta cellobiosiphila DSM 17781 DNA encodes these proteins:
- the pyrF gene encoding orotidine-5'-phosphate decarboxylase — MLVKTSEAHLYFDKLKEKCERKNSLLCVGLDPRINEGLTGKEAKTAIINANKALIESTAAYTAIYKPNSAFYEAYGAYGFEALEETLTLIPDDIDVLLDSKRGDIGATAEAYAKSVFGHFNVDAVTLAPYMGIDGVTPFLEYGDKGIFMLCYTSNPGSAVFQEVKDAEGVPLYHRVAEESLSWNPNIGLVVAGNKYKALRDVRKISDKAWFLSPGIGAQGGQMDEAIQAGLNSEGYGIIPVVVRAIAHADNPGKAAKEYVEQLNRARERVLG; from the coding sequence ATGCTTGTAAAAACTTCGGAGGCTCACTTGTATTTTGACAAATTAAAAGAAAAATGCGAACGCAAAAATAGTTTATTATGTGTTGGACTAGACCCCAGAATTAATGAAGGATTAACTGGCAAAGAAGCTAAGACTGCAATCATCAACGCAAATAAGGCATTGATTGAATCCACAGCAGCTTATACAGCTATTTACAAACCTAATTCGGCTTTCTATGAAGCTTATGGGGCGTATGGATTTGAGGCTCTAGAAGAAACTTTGACTTTAATTCCTGATGACATTGATGTTCTATTAGATTCAAAAAGAGGGGATATCGGAGCTACTGCCGAAGCCTATGCTAAAAGTGTTTTTGGGCATTTCAATGTAGATGCTGTAACTTTGGCACCTTATATGGGCATTGATGGTGTTACACCCTTTTTGGAATATGGGGATAAGGGAATCTTTATGCTATGTTATACAAGCAATCCCGGCTCTGCTGTATTTCAAGAAGTCAAGGATGCAGAGGGTGTTCCTCTTTATCATAGAGTCGCTGAAGAATCCCTTTCCTGGAATCCTAACATTGGCCTTGTTGTTGCCGGTAATAAATATAAGGCTCTCAGAGATGTGAGAAAAATTAGTGATAAGGCCTGGTTTTTGTCTCCCGGTATTGGAGCTCAAGGAGGGCAAATGGATGAAGCAATACAAGCTGGTCTAAATTCCGAAGGATATGGAATCATCCCGGTAGTTGTGAGAGCTATTGCCCATGCTGATAATCCTGGAAAAGCTGCAAAAGAGTATGTAGAACAACTAAATAGAGCAAGAGAACGCGTGTTAGGGTAA